Below is a genomic region from Pleuronectes platessa chromosome 5, fPlePla1.1, whole genome shotgun sequence.
ttgttgcagtaatgttggcagtaagggggagttgactgtcgagtgtcacacccaggttcctatagcagtctgggtgggggttaacacggagttgtcgaaggtaatagtcaggtcgtgggtgggagagtctttccctggaaggagaAGTAGTTCCTTCCTGTCAAGGTGGATTTCCATGTGGCATGCAGGCTACAGGGCTTCATAGCAGATCATCTTACACAGCTGCTCTTTGCTTTGCTGCAGTACAGTATAAGGGCCACTGATAGATCgtcaaaaaaaatgtcaagaacCAAgttagaaaatgtataaaaagtaACCAAATGTTTTCAGAAGGAAACCagtgacattttaatatattttgaggTGGAGCTTGAGGTGACATAACATCTATGGGAAAATTCAGGTAAAGATAGAATCTGTAAACTAAAGGTACCCTGTTGTGTcatatagtttttttattcagttgtgtaatgttattgtattttattttattaacatatttatatatactttttCTAAGTATTATTTCTTTAATCACATAATTTATGTAATTATCAGCTGTCTCTTATTGTATTGTGTTCTTGTTTCAACATGTTTACAATTTGTtagttacagtttttttccatcGCTAACGAGCGCTTACCTatacttaaaatactttttctaaactcttaacacagacttacacctacaaaacacaattggccaaatagatcattttcttctcaaaagcacattttgttaACTATATACTAactcttcatttcaaaatagaagacatctttctctgcacacacttaccaaaacactggacatctgactcaaaatgaaattattctttcaaagaataactcttgttttcacttcacaagGAACATGAAGCCAATCAAAGTACACCAGGTTTCAAAATACTGGCTATTGTGGACATTACAAAAACTGCATAGacttttatgtttcagttttacagGTATTTGCATGCAAAACATGCAATCCACTGTTTTTTACGCCAAATTTTTTGGTTGGGAACTGTACTGTATATCCACATGTAATGTTCACATTCAAAAGCATTCCAGTAAAAAgcgaatcagtttttttttctttactgtttactACAGGAGGTATAGTAGAAATACTGTTTACAGTATGATACAACAGAAAACGTTTTACAGTATTGTTTACTGTAAAGTTAACAAAATATCCATGAACAAAAAAGCCCAGTAAAAAGGGAGaactaaaaaaaagcacaaaattcCTTTATCTAATCCCTGCGATCTTCAGGGTTAGGCCACAAGTTTTCATCCACATCGCATCTGATGTTATCCAAGGCGATACACCTTGGATAAAACCGCTTGGAATGCCTGATCCACCCTTGACAATCATCAACTGTGATGTCCCTGCAGCCAGCATCCATGGCTTCAAGGAGGGACAACTGGTCATGTGGCTGATGGTCATAGACTTTCCACCTCCATTTAGAAAAGAACTCCTCTATGGGGTTGAGGAAAGGTGAATAGGGTGGAAGAAATAGACGAATCAGTCTTGGGTGGACCTCAAACCATGCTGTAACTGCTTGTGAGTGATGGAAGGCCACGTTGTCCCAGGTGATAACGAAGGTCCTCCTGTTTTCACCCTCCTGATCCTGCTCTGGAACCAGGCGCTGGTGGAGATCATCGAGAAAAGCAAGGAGGCGCTCGGTGTTGTAAGGTCCAACCTGACATTTGTGGAGGAGTGATCCTGCATTTGAAATTGCCGCACACATAGTGATATTTGCCCCTCTCTGTCCAGGAACATCAACTGTGGCCCTTTTTGCAATGACATTTCTTCCACGTCAACGCCTTTTGGCCAGATTAAATCTGCCTCATCCACGTATACGAATTCATGAGGGGCCTGGTTGGCCTCCAATTCCATAACTCTCTGAAACAAAATTTATGTAAATCATGCCATTATAGTACTATATACCATACAGTACTGTAACCTATTACTGAGTAGGTTACCTACTTGAAAAGTGCAAAGCTTATAGAACTGTACATTGAATTGAATATACACACTATACCTGGACATATTGTTGTCGTAGCACCTTGACTCGCtcactgttcctctcaaagggaaCAGTGTAGAGCTGTTTCATCCGCACTCTGTGTTTGGACAATGTCCGCGTAATGGTTGCGAGGCTGATGCTATTGATATTGTGAAATATCTCTTGGTCCTCCAAAATTCTGCTTTGAATCTCATGCAGTTTAATTGCGTTATTTGCAACAACCATATCTACTATGGCAAGCTCTTGTTGATGATTAAGGAGCTTACCTCTTCccccagagggaggaagacgttGCATTCTTTTgagggacaaaaaaaatcaacatatgCATTACTGTATGGCTTCATTGACATGTCAAGTGAGAATAGAAACAATCCATGTAAAATGCAAACTTACCTGTTGGTTTGTTGAAAGATGCGTATAATTGACGCAACCGTTGACCGCCCCAAATTGGGCTGTACTCTTTCACCAGCCTCCCTTAGTGAAAGACCGTGGTTTATCACATGGTCAATGATAGTGGCACGAATTCCATCACTCACCACTGCCCTTGTAGCCCTTAGAATGCCACCACCACGCATTCTTATACCTCTACCTTGCCCTCTCCTTaggcctgctcttctccctggacctgctcctctcactactcctgctcctctcacttctcctgctcctctcactactcctgcccTCTCCTTaggcctgctcttctccctggacctgctcctctcactactcctgctcctctcactactcctgctcctctcacttctcctgctcctttcactactcctgctcctctcacttctcctgctcctctcactactcctgctcctctcactactcctgctcctctcactactcctgctcctctcactactacacctctcactgctcctctcactgggcctgctcttctccctgggcCCCTTGCTCTAACTCTTCCTCGTCCAGACATCTTTTTCGGTTTCTGTTTCCAAAAACATCACTCCTCAAAGTCCTCCTTTTACAGTAGTAATGCCATTGATTCTAAGCCAGAGTGGAATCAGCTGTGGTTGACCCAATATACCCAACatacatcagctgtgtgtcaattattcaattgtttgtttattatcagctgagatatattgttttagaactgatattactgtattacagaagcagaggtttttatactgtatctaaggtttggaatattgtgtttgcaattgtgggatgttgtgtgttaacatttgtaaataatacaaaaacaatccatAATTTTGTTTGGAGGTATAGCTTGTCTGTTAAGAAAATGTaagcattatataaatgtgttcactgactgcatattgtgtgaaaataacatgaaatgtgtgaatggTATGGCCACAAAGGACCGATGTTGTGCTAATCGTGTTTagagttttgaaaatgtgactaCTGTTTAGAAAAACGCTTGTTAGcgactgaaaaaaactgtaataaagtCAAAATATATGTGTTAATTTTACACAAATTACAGAAATTAAAGAATTTGCCtttgtttaaaaatacaaaaaaggggCCTGGAGCCCCATTTATAACTGTTGCGTACACATCTTTCAGACCCCATTATGTGCGTACGTatacttttagtatgaatcttATGCattgttttataataaaaaaaaagtaatttagcTGAAAATACCCTTTATTCTTGGCTGCTGTAGTTTCATTTTACACAATACAATACGGTTCACTTGCTAATGTACTGAGCTAAAGCTGTGGATTTTGAAAGAGTGAATCATTCATCAGTGTCTGACCTCGGTGAGTGTGGACACAGTCGGACACAGTGATGAATGGACCCCGTCTCACAGTCCTCCCTCTCTGGATGAAGGAGTTTCAAACATTTACTCAAGTTGTATCTCATCTGCTTTTATACACGTCTGTTTTGTTGCCTCCATACGTCATGATTTCTTTTTCTGGATTTCCCTACAGCTTGtatacatatactgtatgtatgtgtgtgcgtgtgtgtgtgtgtgtgtgtgtgttcaatgcATAATATAGTCCTACCAAATGTGGCATCTAATTAACTGTCAGGACTTTGCCAGAGAGGAATGATGGATAATGTGGAAGGGTTGCATTAATAAAACTCAGCCAAGCAGAGTAAAGCATTGACGTGGGAATAGGGACGCCTGTGCTCTGGGGTACTATTGCATGCAGTGGGGCTTTGCAGacggagctgtgtgtgtgtgtgtgtgtgtgtgtgtgtgtgtgtgtgtgtgtgtgtgtgtgtgtgtgtgtgtgtgtgcgtgtgtgtgtgtctgtttcaagTTTAAATGGAGCCGGTCGTTGCGTGAAAGGATACCCGCTCATTCCTGGGGTGCAGCGATTGGGGAAGATTTAACAGCGGTGTGCAGTCACTGTCATGCTGCAGAGTCTTCTGTGATTTACTGTGTAATTGGTGCATAATTTGCCAGCTGGTACATGTTTGATTTTATAAATTATGTTTCCAACACAAGAAATGAGAGTTGAATAAAATTCCCTAGTCCTCAATAAAAAGCCAGCCGCTGTCACCCtgttatataatatttaaaataatatgtgTCCTATattgaaagtttaaaaaaagatctgGATTACAAATTAGAGCGGCGTCATAACTCGTGTCACAATATGAGCTCTCAACAAGCACCTTTGGGTTTATTATTACATCCTCTCCAGGAACACTGCACCTCGTGTTTGAACAGGAGCTCTGTGCTTGTCTGGAGTCCGCCCAGCACACTGATAACAGCAAAGCAATAAATCAGGTTTAAATGTGGTGATTCATCTGTGTGTGGTCGAACTGTCACTTTCTCcaaaaatctaattttaatGAAGTTCAAATGACTATGCTATATGTTGGAATGAAGGAGTATGATTCATTCcccatatgtacacacacacacacacacacacacacacacacacactacacatatCCTTGTATATAAATCTTGCCATTTGTGATGGTGCTTTACGAGCTCATGACAGAGGGTCTGTCGAGCTGAGTGTGTCCAATAATATTGCAGCGCTCAGATGATGGTTGCAATCTTGATGTTGCTCGTCTGTGCTGCCTCAATTTTACATCATGCAAACAATTGTCAcgatataaatatttttgaaacTGTATCTCATTTATGCAACCTTTCGCATGCAAAGCAATTTCACTGAGTAATATTGGAGCTTTAATATTGTCAGACTCCGACTTTCACGCATCTCATAACCAATCACAATTCATGTTgttgaaaatgtcacattttgagCAGTACTAGCAGTAGAACAACTTCCTCCTCTGGCCAGTGTAATGTCAAGTTTATTCATCAATTTATTGAGTATATTTGTCTTCAACCACGACTTGAAGCTAGGATCAAGAAACATGTGAGCAAACTCCTAAAAAATGCAAGCCAACAAATGCGCAGATCTGGGAATTCTTCCAAACAAAGTGGATCTTATTCAAAGCTCCTGAACCTATCAGCAAATTTCATCACGTTTTCCTCTCTTCATCAACATCTAGTATGTTGTTAAATTATCACTAGACATACACTGTATCCTTGCCACTGTAGGCTACCTGTAAAGCTGTTTGCAAACAATGAACTCGGCTGTAGACACGCTAATTACAAAGTCCGATCACAAATGGTACCACAAACTCTTTCAACAGGGTAAGAACTTTTAGGCGCTGAGACAGTACTGTGCTGTGGATTCTTACGTTGatgatgttagtgtgtgttctGTCTTTGAAGAGAAATTCATGCAGCCTGGTGTGATAAGAGTTCAATCTTACTGCCATGGAGCTGTCAGACACCCGGCTTTCATTCTACATGCCCTTTCCCATGTGGATCCGTCTGTCTCATGTGACTGAGCTTGACActcacatttcttcttcttaccCTTTTTCGTTTCTCACTTTGCTTCTTCTCCCTGTGTCATCCTGTGCAATGTTGCACTCACCCCCTAACTCTCCACCACCCACATGGTCGGTACCAGATCCGAGTCCGAATCACAGACAGGTTGGTCTGCTTTGTCCTTTTCCGGGTATTTCAGCTCACAGTATACAACACATTTAGGACAGGGTTAAGAAATTGTTTAAGTTGCTGCGTAATGATCCACATCTGACAAATGTAACTGCAACTGATAAGCACTCATTTGTTGGTTTTGTGGTGCTCCCTCATTCCGTTTAATGTCACCACCGGAAAAGTTAATCTGTCACACAACAGCCATCACAAATAAGTTATCAAAGCGTTAATGCGAAATCTAAATATGACAAAGATGCTGTAACGCTAAATGTCTCATTGCAGTAGTGAGAGGCAAGATGGATAGGACAAGTCATGGTACAATGATTCAGCATTAAAAGTCATATCATCAGTCCTCGCGGTAATGAATAGTGAAATTCGTTTCTATGATGGAGCAATAAATGTCTTCTCCTTTCCAGCTCTGGAGCCTCCTTCCTATAACTCACCTCTCATCTGGGAATGTACGCTGGTGAGTAATGTGCTTCTCTGTCATTAACACTTCTAAAATATACATGCATGCACAATGTCATAGTCAGcatggataaaaataaaaggtCACCGAAAAATTGAAATTGTATAGTATAGAGCGTATCTTCAGTACAATTTCATTTTGCCAAGGAGAGGAAACAGGCATATATGGTCTGCAATAGTGAATATGGCTGAAGCACCTGACAGCTGGAGGACACCAAGAGGGATTCGTCAGGCGTCTTTATGCTGGAGAACAGCTGTTTATGAATTCCTTCATGTCTTTCTCCATGGAGAGTCATCACAAATGCTGATGTAGCAGGACCAGAATGGAAGACAGGACAAGGACTCGACTGCAGGTCAGACGGCGGCAGAAACATACAGACAGTTATCAGGGCAAGCACTATGAGAAGGGTATAGTTGGTGTAAGACCTTATAACCTTGTGTTGATTACTAAGGTAAGTGGGGTAACAGCCCTGGGGTCTGCTGGGGATATGGCAGAATGAGGCATTAGGCATGCAGCTCTTAGACCTTGATCAGGAGGACAGAACCCCATTGGCCAACAGCTTGGATACAGCAAAGGTCTGTTCAGAAGTGTCTATGCTTAAACTAAGCCAGTTTACTTTGCCAGCAGCTTTCAGTTACCTTTCAGAAGGATGGAGCTTCTTGTCCATCTGGCCTATACAATAGGACACCTGTGATCCCTGAGTTGGAGGTGTCCGTCTTCACCCCAGAGTAAGTGATCCCTGATATCCTATCTGATCTCAGAACAGTTTTCTGTCCTATAACTGTATCTGATATTTCCCTTttgcattcatttttaattattgtCCTTTTCCTGCATCAGCATGCTTACGTTTTGGAAGCTGGATGAAATACCAGCGGTTGCATCTCGTTTCTGTAATTTGTGTGGCTGTGATTGACAAAGTCTGGGGCTTGTAAATGGAAGCAGCATTTACGGATGTACATGCACATTGAGTATCTAACCTGAAATGTCTGATATGTATGTAACTATAGCTAAAGACCAGGGTGCTCTTAGAGTTGCCCTTGGACTCATGCTCTaatacacattcattcattagtATACATTCATAGAGGCATGAATCAAGAGTAGAAAATTAATCCATCTTTTCTTCGGGTTGAAAGGCAGCAGTAGCAAGTAAATAAGCGAATTACAGTGTAAATTTGAGAATATTGGGAAAGAACAGAGTTACAGCATTGGTAGCTGCTGGTGGATAAACAGACAGGCTGCACTCAAAGCAAATGCAGgttattctttttttcacaACAATAAATGGCATCAGTTTGATCCTGGAAGTTCtgaataacagtttttttaatcagcTGGGATTGTACCGGACCAGGCTGGGATGTAACTCAAGGAATCTTGGTGGAAAACATTACACCAATAGACGGGGAATAAGTTGAGTTGAGCTGGTGTATATGTTTAATGGGAGCTGATAAGGGGCTCGGGAACTGGTTGGCATAAAACAGTCAGGTGTCTGCAAGGTGGTGAAGTGAGGGTTATTGCAGGTCAGCAGGTAGCAACAGGGTTCACAATAACATGGGAGTTACTGATGTTGCAAGGGCAGACAGATAATGAATGAAAGAGTAAATAAACTATGACAGTTTCTGTTGGAATAGTACCAGTCAGGAGATCTGAGGGAACGGgatgaatatttaatttaagttaCCTTGTCGGCATCTGCTGTGCCATCTTTTAGCAAAGTTAGAATTTTATTTCCACAAGCACAGCAGAATGAGAGATCAGCTGCCTGTCTTTGCGTTATTGAACACTGCTCATCGTTCAGGGTGATTTGAAGAGCAGGTTTAAAAAGTATGTACCTTGATATCGTATTTGCCTTAcctaaaaagaaagagaaaatcaagTAAATGCTGAAAATAAGGCTGTTTTCATCTGTAAACTAGTTATGAGTCACTCTAGTAAATTGGACATTACACAGCTTCAGTGTGTCTATTTTGTCCCAGCACATGAAAGCCTAGAATGGCTACAGTATATATTTCTGACCATACTGCACCTCCTGACCCATGAAGCATAGCAAGTGTTAACTCTCCAGTTTTTctgcagtatatatcccaatGTCCATAAAGAGGTAGGGAAGTGTCCTATATTTACTGGCCCAGCAGACAGATGGTGAGTGTCTTCTGTGAGGCATAATCTCCCAGCAAAGCTGAGATAAAACAAGTTTAATACTGTAAAATCCTGAGGTCTTATCCTTGTTCTGGTGATACCACACATATGGCTCAACATCTGGGGGGAGGGGTGACCAGCGGCAGGCCAAATGTCCTGATGATGTGACAGTTCAGGAAGCTTCCCAATTACAGTTACTGCAATTTACAGTTATGCTCCATTCGTCTGCCCACACTTGAAGTTgtacatgaatatgaatataaaatatataaaatttaGTTTGAGATGATCAGGCTTTTACAAACACAAGGTCAGGGTTGTGTTGAAACTTTAAGGGTACTGCATGTACATGCTGAGCATGTGGTTTTGTACTGTTCATTTTGCCTTCAACTAAAACCCGCACTCCAACAGTCAAGCTCAGCATCATATTTGGACCTAAGTCGACCTACAGGGCTTCCTTTCTAAAGGCAGTTAGCCCTTCAGCCtatctttatctttaataaataaagataagatcatatttattttcactgcacCAATTCCATCAATACAACATAGTAATCTTATACTCACCACTATCCTGCATTGAGTTTCTCTTCTCTAACAAGAGATTTGATGAAGATATGAGATAAGAGATATGTGAGATATGATTATAAGATTGATTTCAAAATAACTGGAACTGTTAAGCATCAGTCAATTAAAATCCAAAACATTCTGCAAGTTTCAAATTTAAAGCCCTCCGGCAACTCAATGGGCAAGATTGCTTTCATTCCTGGTAGgcctatttttttaaatgcatacaggaAGTGCTTGTATTTAAACAGAAATCAAGAAAAGCAGGAGACGTTATGGGAATGATTAGGATacatggctggctgcagtacaggtaaTAAACCCTGCCTTTACTTCGTTACTGTATCTTCACTTTACTcaagtgtatttattttcaggtacttttcaATTTTAGTCCATCACCTACATCAGCAAGTATCTgcgtatgtatatttatattatacatttagTTACATGATAAGATATTTtgctaatatatattttaaaacgtAATCTATAGCGAGAGGGAAATTGGTAGACTGAGACAATCACAGCGGTCGGGTAACCTTTGACCCTGCCTCCTTCAGTGAGAGCACCTTGGGTCTGCTGCAGCAGTatcactggtgaagaaaaactGTTGAGACTCAGCCATAACGACATGGTTGACCTTTGCATTGTAAAATAGGCTACACTCTTACTTTTTATACCTTTTTGGGTCTATTTATCCTTCCTCCATCACTGCCAGACACAACAATATGGTTAAGGTTATGCTGGTATTATCTTCACTTTGAGAGtcggtgtatgtgtgttgtaacTGTAGAAGTAAAGAAAATATGAACAGAAggctatttatttttacatttttctcattcattattttcttttgtttcttgaAAGTGTCCCGGCTTCTAGGAGACTAAAATAAATATGCACGGCTAGCTGCTGACAGAAGGGTGGCTCTCATTAATCAAAGGTTTTCTTTATCATCAACGACCAGTGATGTGACCATAAACAGCAGCCATTTGGAAATAATACCCCATCATCTGAGCTGATCATTCTGCTGGTGTCTTTCTCATCCACAACACATTACTTTAAAAAAGCATTCATTCTCAATAGATGCAGGGTGAAGAGGTGAGCGAGCAGCAAATgatttgtttcttgtttcttcAACATCCTGTTTGAAGGAATCTCAGTTATCAGTGGCCATTATGTGTGAGAGCCAGGAGACCAGGGAAGTCATGGACAGGGCAGAGTGAAGCACCAGAGATATTTGCTCCATCCATCTTAATATTGGAGATATGTGCGGTCCAGAGTCAGGAAATACCTCACGTGGTAATGTGCTGCAGAAGGCTGCATATACAGGTTAAATGTCATTTAATGAATAGATGTTCTAAAAAGCCGGGACTAACTTTCCTTTTGGAAATGTGATGATTAATTGATGAGTACAGCCGCCTTGTTTGATTTGGATCTTTGGAATTTTCAGTTCATAATAACacgtgtgaaaggttcctcagacCACGATCGAGACCATGTACCAAACTTTCATCTGACTAAAAAGAGGGGAGATGAGAAAGTTAAGTTAAAgtgtaaaagaaaagaagccaAACTTTGGTTGCCTGCATTGTCTGCCACTGACAAATTAAAGTTGAGGACGTTCATTTTTTTGATAGATATTACATTGCAGACATTTCTAACAAAGTTAAACGGTTCATTAATTTCACCATTTAAACGGAAATATAACTTGTTTCAAACCACTCAGCAAATACAAAAGTCTCTGCAACAACGCATTGATGTCAGACGCTTGCCCGTCCACAAATCAATCAATGCCAAGTACAGGTTCACGCAGCCCACGATGATGATGGTGACTGGATGTACGTGTGTCATTCAAAAGTCTTTAGTCTGCTTCCAAATGAAAATGCTCACCTGACTGCTATAACAGCTGATCTCAAAGCCAGCCTACATCTGATGATTCTCTTTCATGCATTCATTGACAAAGCTCAAACAAAGCACCTAATTTATACTGCTGCAGcctgttcacctctgctgcCATTCTGCTAACCGTTTTGCAGCCCACCTACCCAGTTCCACCCTCATTGGATactgtgtttgatttatttagagTCATTTCCTTTGGGGGTCTTGCTGGTGCTCTCCCTGTCTCAAGCTGTCCATGTTAGcatgaggaaggagggagaggtgtGCTCTCTCTGTTTCGGGCTTTACACGTTTGCACGTTGTACAATCAGAAGCATTGTGTCGTAGCTGAAAGTGTTCAGTCTGCACCAGCAGACTTCTAGGATCTTCAGGCTGCTCAGACAGAAGTGATT
It encodes:
- the LOC128439752 gene encoding uncharacterized protein LOC128439752, with the protein product MRGGGILRATRAVVSDGIRATIIDHVINHGLSLREAGERVQPNLGRSTVASIIRIFQQTNRMQRLPPSGGRGKLLNHQQELAIVDMVVANNAIKLHEIQSRILEDQEIFHNINSISLATITRTLSKHRVRMKQLYTVPFERNSERVKVLRQQYVQRVMELEANQAPHEFVYVDEADLIWPKGVDVGPYNTERLLAFLDDLHQRLVPEQDQEGENRRTFVITWDNVAFHHSQAVTAWFEVHPRLIRLFLPPYSPFLNPIEEFFSKWRWKVYDHQPHDQLSLLEAMDAGCRDITVDDCQGWIRHSKRFYPRCIALDNIRCDVDENLWPNPEDRRD